The genome window CATCGCCCATTATCAAAGTCTCTGTCCCCGGGCAAAACTGGGTTAGGATATCGGATATCGTGGTAGCGAATATGAGTAAGCCCTCTGGAAACTGTAGAGCAACACGTTTGGCGCCCGAAGTCCGTATCCGATGGATCGTCTTGGGAATCTCAAATGAGTAATTCTTGGGCAGAAGTTCAATCGCGGCCTGGATTTCAGGGTCATCCAGGATCTCGGGCGGGACTTGATTCAGTGTTCTTGGGTTTCTTCGTGGCGCGACTGTCAGGAAGCATCATGAGCCTATGTTCGCAAGTTCGAATCGGTACAAAAACAGAAAACCGGTCACGCACCTCGTTGAACGCTTGTGGATTCGACATCTTTTGAACTTATAGAGGCATCTTTCTGTGCATGCGCATCTGCTGTACGTCTTCCGACAAATCTCTTCTTTGGTTGCCGAAGATTACTAGACGATGAAgtctcttccatcttcatttctgGGGCAGCAGAAGACAGCAATGGCTCTGTCATGACGGACCGTCAATTGTGCTCGTTTCAAAGTGGGATGGTTCTGGTTTTCTTTTCCCATCCTGACTAAGATGGACCACAATTATGGATGGTGGCGGATGGATCAGGTGGGGTCGCCGAGTGTAACCAAGCGGCATTTCTCCGCATTCTCGGCTCGATGAAGTGTCGGGAGGCAATAGCAACTGCTCAATCCTCTCTTAAGCCTGCTAGCACATTCCCGATCAGCTCTTTGACTGGCGTTGTCTTTTGGCCATACTGCATTTCCTTGGATCATGGCTTTCCGACCGAGATTGAATCTCTTCTCTACCTTTCGAGCTGCTCCACCTGCTCGACTCTTCGCGACAGAGGCGCGGCTAACCTCGGACCATGTTCGCATTGTTGAAGTAGGTCCACGAGATGGTCTACAGAACGAAAAGAAATCTATACCGCTTGAGACGAAGCTGCAGCTCATCGAGAAGTTGGCGAAGACGGGAGTGACGACCATTGAGGCGGGATCTTTCGTACCTGCAAAATGGGTTCCACAGGTATACACCTCATGTTTATCCGCAGTTCTCTTTGAAAGTAGCGCATGAAGTTTTCTGTCTGACAGGTCTGGGTCCCATCAGATGGCTAGCACTGCAGAAATCTGTGAGCATCTGCTCCGATCACCGCCCCAGTCGCAGCATGCTATTGCTTATAATTACCTGGTACCGAACGTCAAGGGGCTTGAGTCTCTCATCAAGGTTATGGATGCGACGTGTTCTACAGCAGAGACACCAGGCTCAGCTACCAAGCCTCCAACAACTACTGAAATCTCACTCTTCGCTGCAGCAACTGAAGCATTTTCCAAAGCCAACACCAATTGTACCATTGCAGAGTCACTCGAGCGGATCCGCCCCATCGTAGCGTTGGCCAAGACGAAAGATATCAGGGTCAGAGGATATGTTTCTGTGGCGTTGGGCTGCCCATATGAAGGTCCAGATGTTCCCCCCTCCAAAGTCGCGGACATCACGGCTACACTTCTTGAAATGGGCGCTGATGAAGTGTCGGTTGCCGACACCACTGGTATGGGAACGGCTCCACGGACACTTGAGCTCCTGCAAGCACTCAAGGCTGCCGGTATCGCAAACACAGATCTGGCACTTCATTTTCACGATACGTACGGCCAAGCCCTCGTGAATACCATAGTGGGCCTGGAGCACGGCATTCGGATATTCGACAGCAGTGTCGGAGGTCTCGGTGGCTGCCCTTATTCTAAGGGTGCTACTGGCAATGTATCGACCGAAGATCTTATCCACACGCTGCATGGACTTGGCATGCATACTGGAATCAACTTGGAAGAGATGTCCAAGATTGGCTCCTGGATTAGCAGCGAGCTGGGCCGGTTCAATGAGAGCCGGGCGGGAAAGGCAATTCTTGCGAGAATTCAGGAACAGTGAACGTCAGCCTGTTTGATAACCATTTATCTGATTTCGTGTCGATAGCCATGGCTTCCATATCCAACCTATGTCCTACGCATTGTATACTTCCTCTTCGTGGCTGGTTTTATGTTTTAAATAGCGTCAAGAAGTCTCTTATTGAGTAATTCATCATGTCATACACAATTAATATAGTTCCCTTGGTCATACATTCTTTCCGCGCTCATCTATAGTACAAGTGTAAAGGCGATCAGTATCTCTCTTCACTGACCAAGTCCATCAAGAAGCCAGTATGCAAGACGCCAAATGATGCAATATACAAAGCTTCACCAGCATAGCAATGTCACAATGGTAACAAGTAGGACGTAGCATCACCCCGATTCACAATCAGAAATCTGTGACACGACCACCGTAGCTCCAGTCGCCATCCGCCCCCCATCGCAGTGGCTCGTTCTTGGGTCCCCCCACTTCTCCAGTCTTGGGATTCTTCTCACCCTCAAATTCAGGCTTGAGACCTCCCCGCAGATCCGGATGAAGTTCCTCTCCTTTGCCCATGGCTTTAAACTCAGGCTTTCCTTCAGCGGCAGGTTGCGAATGTGGTGACTGGTTGACTTTGGGCGGGGCGCGAGGCGTACTAAATGCGCCAGTCGATCGTCTTTGAAGTTCTTCAAAgagctcttgctcttccttCGGTAGCCTTGGAGGAGCCGGGCCGCGGCCGAAGGCGAAAGCCGGCTTGTCGTTCCGAAGAACGGAGAAACATGAGAACGACCGGGAGGATATACGGAGACCAGAGCTGGAGCGTACGAATACCCGGCGAGGTACGAAGAAAAAAGCCATGATGTTGTCTATTGAAGAGATGCAAAGTTGTGTCAGACGAGACGTCAAGGATGTATGGAACAAGTGGAAATGCGGAGTGGCGGAGATGGCATCGAGTCATTTCTTACTGCGTGAAGTTTGCCCGATAAGCGGGCCGCCCGATATCGCGGCACATTTCTGGGTCCATCACAGTCACAGTCTCAGTCATCAACTTTATGACTCTGACTCTCCTTGTCTAATTcctatatatttatttctttcttgagtCAATTGCTTCAGTCATCTTTTATTTTCAATCTTCCAGTGTCACTGCTACTCGCAATGGCTTTTATGCGTGTGGCTTCGCGGCAGCTACCGCTCACAAAGCGACTGGTTCCTGGATTTCAGTCGTCGGTCCAGCGACGATTCGCTTCTCCGGCGGCAGGAACACAAACATCCAATACTCCTCAAGATGTGAAAGCTCAGGTGACTGTAGGTCATATCAAATTGAGTTCATCGTCTGTTCTAATGATGGCGACCTTTATAGAAAGAGGCAGTTTTGCCTAACCCAGACCCTGCCGCGGAATCTGCCACGGCGGCTTTCATCAGGGAGCGCACCCCGTATATGGTGCCTACATACGTGCGGCCAACTCCCGTAATGATTAAGGGACAAGGATGTTATGTCTGGGATATGGAGAACAGGCGGTATCTTGATCTTACCGCTGGAATTGCCGTCAACTCCCTCGGCCATTGTGACCCGGAAATCGCAAAGATTATCGCAGAACAGGTGCGTATACTTGGGTTGATTGACCACACCACCAGGGGTTTGTAGCTGACGTATCCTGGTCCGTAGGCTGAGACGCTTATCCACGCTTCAAACCTCTACCATAATGCCTGGACTGGTGCTCTTAGCAAACTGTTGGTTGCATTAACACACCAGTCCGGCGCAATGCGGGATGCTTCCCAAGTCTTCATCTCTAACTCCGGAACCGAAGCGAACGAGGCTGCCATAAAGTTCGCTCGTAAGGTTGGTCGGTCTCTTGAACCTTCCGGAGCCAAACACGAATTCGTCTCCTTCCACAACTCGTTCCACGGCCGCACAATGGGAGCCCTATCCGCTACACCCAATCCCAAGTATCAGACTCCTTTCTCACCTATGGTGCCCGGCTTCAAGTATGGCAACTACAATGACATTGAGCAACTCCAGGAGCTCATTACGGACAAGTCTTGTGGTGTGATCGTGGAGCCTAtccaaggagaaggcggtGTCCATACAGCGACTCCTGAGTTCCTGGCGGCTCTTCGCAAGCGGTGTGACGAGGTCGGAGCTGTCCTCATCTTTGATGAAATTCAATGCGGTCTATCTCGAACCGGCTCAT of Aspergillus fumigatus Af293 chromosome 2, whole genome shotgun sequence contains these proteins:
- a CDS encoding hydroxymethylglutaryl-CoA lyase yields the protein MAFRPRLNLFSTFRAAPPARLFATEARLTSDHVRIVEVGPRDGLQNEKKSIPLETKLQLIEKLAKTGVTTIEAGSFVPAKWVPQMASTAEICEHLLRSPPQSQHAIAYNYLVPNVKGLESLIKVMDATCSTAETPGSATKPPTTTEISLFAAATEAFSKANTNCTIAESLERIRPIVALAKTKDIRVRGYVSVALGCPYEGPDVPPSKVADITATLLEMGADEVSVADTTGMGTAPRTLELLQALKAAGIANTDLALHFHDTYGQALVNTIVGLEHGIRIFDSSVGGLGGCPYSKGATGNVSTEDLIHTLHGLGMHTGINLEEMSKIGSWISSELGRFNESRAGKAILARIQEQ
- a CDS encoding succinate dehydrogenase assembly factor 4, encoding MAFFFVPRRVFVRSSSGLRISSRSFSCFSVLRNDKPAFAFGRGPAPPRLPKEEQELFEELQRRSTGAFSTPRAPPKVNQSPHSQPAAEGKPEFKAMGKGEELHPDLRGGLKPEFEGEKNPKTGEVGGPKNEPLRWGADGDWSYGGRVTDF
- a CDS encoding acetylornithine transaminase, producing MAFMRVASRQLPLTKRLVPGFQSSVQRRFASPAAGTQTSNTPQDVKAQVTKEAVLPNPDPAAESATAAFIRERTPYMVPTYVRPTPVMIKGQGCYVWDMENRRYLDLTAGIAVNSLGHCDPEIAKIIAEQAETLIHASNLYHNAWTGALSKLLVALTHQSGAMRDASQVFISNSGTEANEAAIKFARKVGRSLEPSGAKHEFVSFHNSFHGRTMGALSATPNPKYQTPFSPMVPGFKYGNYNDIEQLQELITDKSCGVIVEPIQGEGGVHTATPEFLAALRKRCDEVGAVLIFDEIQCGLSRTGSFWAHAHPSLKPTSGEAAHPDILTTAKALGNGIPIGATIVSGKTVAEHIKTGDHGTTFGGNPLACRVAHHIVERLASPELQKSVEAKSLLFVSGFQSLQKKYPDVISEIRGRGLILGVQLSKSHTTKASDLVTAARERGLLIITAGEGCLRFVPPLTITEEQIKTSLKILEQAFDAVFSQTHR